The stretch of DNA gtatttattatttttatttcttctaatgcATTACATTTTGTAGACTGACCAGTTTTTACCATCTTTTCTTAATATGCATTGCCATTTCAGTCTTATAGAAACCAcaattaagagaaaatgaaagttcGGAGAGAGTAATGACTTGGCGAAAGTCACACAGATGGAAGAAACAGCATTTTATGCTATTCCTGTTGTATGACAGATCACTGTGTTGTATTTTAGATTACATAACATATAGATAGTGGGAtgcactgaaaatatttattgcaaaGAAACTCAAAATTTTGTCAATTTCTCCCCAAATTATTTCATactctttggttattttttatcttattgatCTTTCCCTTTAACTTCTTCCCATAAGTTTCAAGTTATTTTAGACTCCACTCTTATTCATTGATCCAAATAATCAGTGGAAATGTTGGCCTCACATTTAAgattctaaaaatattcttttaacatatatgtgctttttaaattaagaattacGATTCTTCCATGGGTTTATCTTAGAATATGAGAAATTTTGGGTGCTTAACTTCATGGGTACTTTCAGAAATGATGtctgaaataaagaaatgcatgggaaatgtatttccttttactCAATTTAGGGCAAAATTAGAGTGCGAGAACATGGTTAcatgtttgaaatatatttaaactcacatttgtataaatattctaagaaaatttatttttgagataagaaaaattataaatttttacttaACTTCATGTTGGAGTAGAAATGAAGTGAAACTGATAGATTCTAGTAGTGTTCCAATTGTTGAAATCAAGTTTGATAGTAAAATCTCgagtatttcattttgtaaaataagatatttatttcttactgAGACAGAATCTAGCATATCAATAGGATAGCACCaccaaagtaaaattaaaatgaacccATTTTGACTGTTCTTGTAACAGGCTTAATTTATCCATTATACTATCTTAGATGTTATGATCATATGATAAATCCATGGATcttgtgtgtattattttttaaaaatttttattaaaaaattttaaaagtttatttattaggagagagggagagaaggtgagtgagtgggggaggggcagagagagagggagagagagaatcccaagcagggtctgcacagAGAGTGCCGAGTCCCATGCaggaactcaaacccatgaactcatgagctcatgacttgagctgaaatcaagagtcagaagtttactcttgtctgtattatttatttttgtcttttagcaTTTACCTGTattgtcttcttcaatatttcctTAGAGTTTTTAGACCATGGTTGAAGTCACTGGAACTGTGGTAGTCTCAGGTGTGCTTGTGATGGTGAATTCTGAGGAAGCTTCTGTAGTGACTACAGTGTTCACTATTGGTTCAGTGGTAGAAATAAGTGTAGGCTCAGCAATAGCAACGGTATTGATGGTAGGGACACCTGTCTTATCCTGACTTGTCTTTGGGGGAATGGCAACAAATGATGCAGGTAGGTGTGGGTGACGTAGCACAGTAGGTGAATAGGTATTTGGTAGGACTTGCCACTGAGGAATTTGGACATGTGGCCTAACAGCGACTGGTTTTGCATTAAATGGATAAGGAATATATTGATTATTAACTGGTACAGCTGGCTTATGTGGGTAGTAACTGGGCACATAGTGAGGATAGTTATTCAACACATAATGAATTGGGATATACTTGGCAGTTTTCTGATTAAGCAATCTTTCATCATTCTCACGGCACTGCAAAAAGAATACATTGTGCAGATTGTTATTATTGTAGGCTAGAATCTTAAATCAGAATTTTTTGAAGTAATATACATTAGTATTTGACACTGGAGAACTACAATATTGGAGCAGTGAACTCAGCAACCATATTATTTTACAAGATATGGATTTGTACACTTCCACTTCTtgcttttcaacaaatatttaaaaaatattagtttcaaACAGATTAGATGAGATAATCCATAATGAAACCACATTGCCCAGGTCTTGGCATATATGAatagtgctcagtaaatgttggaaATTATAATAAGTACAATACCTAGAAAAATTTCATAGGGAGCTTTGACATATTatgcacaaatacacacagagaaatatatatgcatatatacattttaatatttaagtgtgTATATCTGTATTCTTACCACATATTTGTAAttgtttacaaattttatttatctagaaATTAGGATGAGGGCACGTTATTTTTTCTAAACTAATTATAGCAGAATAGTAAAATAATGTGATGTGGGAGGATTCCTGGATTTATACTTAGgattcttttcagcttcattttattcattaaagGTCATTAAGaaattctctgtttttatttgccTCTCTTCTATTGGTTATGTGAGTTTataaaaatgtgtctttaaatCTTTCTGtatgaattaaaacaaatcaacaaaactacaCTCCAAAACAAGTATTTCTCATGAAAGGAGACATTTAAATATGTTCATTCAAACATATGTGGAAAAcgaaaagagaaagtaaatgtaAGTGTGTGAGAAGTATTCAAAGATGGGTCAGAGAGGGATCCTTCCCCAAGTCTTTAGTCAGGAAAGATATTAaactttatgtttgttttcctttttacccCAATATTAAATTCTGAGATAATTTTCTCATGTTGCAAGATGTacatgaaaaccaaaaatacatgACTTGGATCATAAAAAGAATGCAAGATTTTCAGGTGAATATTGACCATTGATTCATATAACTGCTGAAAgtgatttttttggtaaagattattattttgtgggatttatttattaatttttagacaGAAGACATTTAAATATCATTGAACTGTGCATAATATTATACTTTAGAGTTCATGTCTCtactagaaataattaaaataaacttacagTTGCTTGTTCCTGGTTTTGCAGCTGTGCACCCTGCTGCAGTtcacaaaaatgagaaataaatttaaaacaaggcAAAGTCCAGatttttttgtggtttaaaaatcttttgtgctaaagaaaaacatcatttgtttatttttactttaatattgtaaaatattataaTGCATTCTCCATGGTTATTTAATCTATAAGGTCTGTGAGCCACTCAAGAAGTGGTAACAATAAActaatcaaaatttttaaaaaatcatcacctGGGAAGAAAAATTTAAGTTGAAAATAATATGATCATCTGACTCCTATGcaacaaacatatataaatataaatttataaataaatacatttatttaaatggaaaatatgaataaCCTATATTCAATTTGTATTGAATGTACACtgtgttttttgatttttgaatataaattattataaataagaaGAGCATTAGGCATAGTTTTTTCCCTGCTGTCCTACTAATATGATTCATGAGGTTTATTTAGATTAAAAAGCTGTCTTTGTATAACACTAGTATGTAAGTATTGTATAAATAATAGTGTGTTTTTAATCAGCTTTCATTAGtttttataatacttttcttAATTCTATATTGCAACATACATAGCGAATCAGGAGTGGATAAACAATTTccatagacatatatatataaagctttaaaaactcACAAAGGTTATATAAACTTCTGAGATAAGGTtataagattaaatattttttaaaatgatagatcTAGTTTAGGACATTTCACACACATCCTTTGGATATAAAAAGACTCTAGAATTTTTTGGATGATGTTGGTGCAGAAAA from Suricata suricatta isolate VVHF042 chromosome 1, meerkat_22Aug2017_6uvM2_HiC, whole genome shotgun sequence encodes:
- the CSN3 gene encoding kappa-casein, with amino-acid sequence MEVTVDLAIDFECYLPSVFSTVEGPPQPTAKQDLTGTRKGAMMKTFSLVVNILAFTLPLLCRENDERLLNQKTAKYIPIHYVLNNYPHYVPSYYPHKPAVPVNNQYIPYPFNAKPVAVRPHVQIPQWQVLPNTYSPTVLRHPHLPASFVAIPPKTSQDKTGVPTINTVAIAEPTLISTTEPIVNTVVTTEASSEFTITSTPETTTVPVTSTMV